The proteins below are encoded in one region of Homo sapiens chromosome 5 genomic patch of type FIX, GRCh38.p14 PATCHES HG2308_PATCH:
- the PCDHB15 gene encoding protocadherin beta-15 precursor: MEPAGERFPEQRQVLILLLLLEVTLAGWEPRRYSVMEETERGSFVANLANDLGLGVGELAERGARVVSEDNEQGLQLDLQTGQLILNEKLDREKLCGPTEPCIMHFQVLLKKPLEVFRAELLVTDINDHSPEFPEREMTLKIPETSSLGTVFPLKKARDLDVGSNNVQNYNISPNSHFHVSTRTRGDGRKYPELVLDTELDREEQAELRLTLTAVDGGSPPRSGTVQILILVLDANDNAPEFVQALYEVQVPENSPVGSLVVKVSARDLDTGTNGEISYSLYYSSQEIDKPFELSSLSGEIRLIKKLDFETMSSYDLDIEASDGGGLSGKCSVSVKVLDVNDNFPELSISSLTSPIPENSPETEVALFRIRDRDSGENGKMICSIQDDVPFKLKPSVENFYRLVTEGALDRETRAEYNITITITDLGTPRLKTEQSITVLVSDVNDNAPAFTQTSYTLFVRENNSPALHIGSVSATDRDSGTNAQVTYSLLPPRDPHLPLTSLVSINTDNGHLFALQSLDYEALQAFEFRVGATDRGFPALSSEALVRVLVLDANDNSPFVLYPLQNGSAPCTELVPRAAEPGYLVTKVVAVDGDSGQNAWLSYQLLKATEPGLFGVWAHNGEVRTARLLSERDVAKHRLVVLVKDNGEPPRSATATLQVLLVDGFSQPYLPLPEAAPAQAQADSLTVYLVVALASVSSLFLFSVFLFVAVRLCRRSRAASVGRCSVPEGPFPGHLVDVSGTGTLSQSYQYEVCLTGGSESNDFKFLKPIFPNIVSQDSRRKSEFLE; this comes from the coding sequence ATGGAGCCTGCAGGGGAGCGCTTTCCCGAACAAAGGCAAGTCCTGATTCTCCTTCTTTTACTGGAAGTGACTCTGGCAGGCTGGGAACCCCGTCGCTATTCTGTGATGGAGGAAACAGAGAGAGGTTCTTTTGTAGCCAACCTGGCCAATGACCtagggctgggagtgggggagCTAGCCGAGCGGGGAGCCCGGGTAGTTTCTGAGGATAACGAACAAGGCTTGCAGCTTGATCTGCAGACCGGGCAGTTGATATTAAATGAGAAGCTGGACCGGGAGAAGCTGTGTGGCCCTACTGAGCCCTGTATAATGCATTTCCAAGTGTTACTGAAAAAACCTTTGGAAGTATTTCGAGCTGAACTACTAGTGACAGACATAAACGATCATTCTCCTGAGTTTCCTGAAAGAGAAATGACCCTGAAAATCCCAGAAACTAGCTCCCTTGGGACTGTGTTTCCTCTGAAAAAAGCTCGGGACTTGGACGTGGGCAGCAATAATGTTCAAAACTACAATATTTCTCCCAATTCTCATTTCCATGTTTCCACTCGCACCCGAGGGGATGGCAGGAAATACCCAGAGCTGGTGCTGGACACAGAACTGGATCGCGAGGAGCAGGCCGAGCTCAGATTAACCTTGACAGCGGTGGACGGTGGCTCTCCACCCCGATCTGGCACCGTCCAGATCCTCATCTTGGTCTTGGACGCCAATGACAATGCCCCGGAGTTTGTGCAGGCGCTCTACGAGGTGCAGGTCCCAGAGAACAGCCCAGTAGGCTCCCTAGTTGTCAAGGTCTCTGCTAGGGATTTAGACACTGGGACAAATGGAGAGATATCATACTCCCTTTATTACAGCTCTCAGGAGATAGACAAACCTTTTGAGCTAAGCAGCCTTTCAGGAGAAATTCGACTAATTAAAAAACTAgattttgagacaatgtcttcgTATGATCTAGATATAGAGGCATCTGATGGCGGGGGACTTTCTGGAAAATGCTCTGTCTCTGTTAAGGTGCTGGATGTTAACGATAACTTCCCGGAACTAAGTATTTCATCACTTACCAGCCCTATTCCCGAGAATTCTCCAGAGACAGAAGTGGCCCTGTTTAGGATTAGAGACCGAGACTCtggggaaaatggaaaaatgatttgCTCAATTCAGGATGATGTTCCTTTTAAGCTAAAACCTTCTGTTGAGAATTTCTACAGGCTGGTAACAGAAGGGGCGCTGGACAGAGAGACCAGAGCCGAGTacaacatcaccatcaccatcacagaCTTGGGGACTCCAAGGCTGAAAACCGAGCAGAGCATAACCGTGCTGGTGTCGGACGTCAATGACAACGCCCCCGCCTTCACCCAAACCTCCTACACCCTGTTCGTCCGCGAGAACAACAGCCCCGCCCTGCACATCGGCAGTGTCAGCGCCACAGACAGAGACTCGGGCACCAACGCCCAGGTCACCTACTCGCTGCTGCCGCCCCGGGACCCGCAcctgcccctcacctccctggTCTCCATTAACACGGACAACGGCCACCTGTTCGCTCTCCAGTCGCTGGACTACGAGGCCCTGCAGGCTTTCGAGTTCCGCGTGGGCGCCACAGACCGCGGCTTCCCGGCGCTGAGCAGCGAGGCGCTGGTGCGAGTGCTGGTGCTGGACGCCAACGACAACTCGCCCTTCGTGCTGTACCCGCTGCAGAACGGCTCCGCGCCCTGCACCGAGCTGGTGCCCCGGGCGGCCGAGCCGGGCTACCTGGTGACCAAGGTGGTGGCGGTGGACGGCGACTCGGGCCAGAACGCCTGGCTGTCGTACCAGCTGCTCAAGGCCACGGAGCCCGGGCTGTTCGGCGTGTGGGCGCACAATGGCGAGGTGCGCACCGCCAGGCTGCTGAGCGAGCGCGACGTGGCCAAGCACAGGCTAGTGGTGCTGGTCAAGGACAATGGCGAGCCTCCGCGCTCGGCCACCGCCACGCTGCAAGTGCTCCTGGTGGACGGCTTCTCTCAGCCCTACCTGCCGCTCCCAGAGGCGGCCCCGGCCCAAGCCCAGGCCGACTCGCTTACCGTCTACCTGGTGGTGGCATTGGCCTCGGTGTCTTCGCTCTTCCTCTTCTCGGTGTTCCTGTTCGTGGCAGTGCGGCTGTGCAGGAGGAGCAGGGCGGCCTCAGTGGGTCGCTGCTCGGTGCCCGAGGGCCCCTTTCCAGGGCATCTGGTGGACGTGAGCGGCACCGGGACCCTTTCCCAGAGCTACCAGTACGAGGTGTGTCTGACGGGAGGCTCTGAAAGTAATGATTTCAAGTTCTTGAAGCCTATATTCCCAAATATTGTAAGCCAGGACTCTAGGAGGAAATCAGAATTTCTAGAATAA